In a genomic window of Desulfopila inferna:
- the serS gene encoding serine--tRNA ligase, which yields MLELRFLRENIELVKQKTAKRGLSPEILDDFLAVDKERLDILSEVENLKNSRNTASRTIAQLKKGNEQEKKKADPLIAEMKKTSQKIKDLDARLSEIQDNLQHIVMAIPNICDDSVPEGQDDSDNIEIKVWGEKPQFSFTPKPHYELGENLQIIDFECGAKLAGSRFSLLRGFASKLDRALTNFMLDLHTEKHGYTEVLPPFMVNTASMTATGQLPKFEEDLFKIKDWDLYLIPTAEVPVTNIYRDETIAEKDLPIKFTSFTPCFRSEAGSHGRDTRGLIRQHQFTKVELVKFTTPETSMDELESLLADAEEVLQLLGLHYRIVTLCSGDLGFSATKTYDIEVWLPGQQAYREISSCSNFLDFQARRGSIRYRPEGQKKSTLVHTLNGSGLAVGRTLLAVMENYQREDGTIQVPEVLEPYFTRRF from the coding sequence ATGCTCGAACTACGATTTCTCCGAGAGAATATAGAACTGGTAAAACAAAAAACAGCCAAACGTGGCCTCTCCCCGGAAATCCTCGATGATTTCCTTGCAGTCGACAAAGAACGTCTTGATATCCTCTCGGAAGTGGAAAATCTTAAAAATTCCCGCAATACCGCTTCCCGGACAATCGCCCAGCTGAAAAAGGGCAATGAGCAAGAGAAGAAAAAGGCTGACCCTCTCATCGCGGAGATGAAAAAGACCTCTCAAAAAATTAAAGATCTGGATGCCAGGCTCAGCGAAATCCAGGACAATCTGCAGCACATCGTCATGGCCATTCCCAATATCTGCGATGACTCCGTACCGGAAGGCCAAGACGATTCGGATAATATAGAGATAAAGGTATGGGGAGAAAAACCCCAATTTTCCTTTACTCCCAAGCCCCATTACGAATTAGGGGAGAACCTGCAGATCATTGATTTTGAATGTGGTGCCAAATTAGCCGGCAGCAGGTTTTCCCTCCTGCGCGGCTTTGCCTCCAAGCTCGATAGAGCGCTCACCAATTTTATGCTGGATCTGCATACCGAGAAGCATGGCTATACCGAAGTCCTTCCTCCCTTCATGGTCAATACGGCAAGCATGACTGCAACCGGTCAGCTGCCCAAGTTTGAGGAAGATCTTTTTAAAATAAAGGATTGGGATCTCTATCTCATTCCCACTGCAGAAGTACCGGTAACCAATATTTACAGAGATGAAACTATCGCCGAAAAGGATCTGCCGATTAAATTCACCTCTTTTACGCCCTGCTTCCGCTCCGAGGCAGGATCTCATGGCCGGGACACCAGGGGGCTGATTCGTCAGCATCAGTTCACCAAGGTTGAGTTGGTTAAATTTACGACTCCGGAAACCTCCATGGACGAACTGGAATCACTGCTGGCAGATGCCGAGGAAGTTCTGCAGCTCCTCGGCCTGCACTACCGGATTGTCACGCTCTGTTCCGGTGACCTGGGCTTTTCCGCCACAAAAACATATGATATCGAAGTGTGGCTGCCGGGTCAGCAGGCATATAGAGAAATATCATCCTGCTCTAATTTTCTCGATTTCCAGGCAAGGAGAGGCTCTATACGATATCGCCCCGAAGGGCAGAAAAAGAGTACCCTGGTACATACCTTGAATGGTTCTGGACTGGCCGTCGGACGAACACTTCTCGCGGTAATGGAGAATTATCAACGTGAAGACGGTACAATTCAGGTGCCGGAAGTTCTCGAACCTTACTTTACCAGGAGATTCTGA
- a CDS encoding MFS transporter, producing MSGSAPYSSDPALERSALIVTTLTSFMGPFMISSVNVALPAIQKDLHMNAVQLSWIATAYLLAVAIALVPAGKIADIYGRKKIFAAGLGVYTLGSAAALLAHSAAALIATRALQGFGAAMFVSTGMAILTSVFPVNKRGKAIGIYVAAVYIGLSAGPFVGGLLTQHFGWRSIFVIMLPLGIFSLLLTLHYLKGEWRGEPGQRFDLFGSLLYITAVLALVYGATRLPSLAGSMLLFSGLLLLGFFIRHQLSARFPVFDVRLFSENRTFAFSSTAALLNYSATFAVTFLLSLYLQYIKGMSPQVAGTVLMAQPVMMALLSPVAGRWSDRIEPRLIASIGMLITVIGVILFIMLQPDTETYLIVANLILLGTGFALFSSPNMNAIMSAVEKRHYGLASGVVATMRLLGQMFSMAMVTVVLALIVGRQAITPENYDLFLQSIHIIFTISAVLCLTGVFFSWFRGSLHASPEKTDS from the coding sequence ATGAGTGGATCCGCACCATATTCAAGCGATCCTGCCCTGGAAAGGTCGGCTTTGATCGTCACTACTCTGACCTCATTCATGGGACCGTTTATGATTTCCTCGGTCAATGTCGCCCTGCCGGCAATCCAGAAAGATCTGCACATGAATGCGGTCCAGCTGAGTTGGATCGCCACCGCCTATCTTCTGGCAGTTGCCATTGCCCTCGTTCCTGCCGGAAAGATTGCCGACATTTATGGCAGAAAAAAGATCTTTGCCGCGGGCCTGGGTGTATACACTCTTGGATCAGCCGCGGCCCTGCTGGCCCATTCAGCCGCCGCACTCATCGCCACACGCGCCCTCCAGGGATTCGGCGCAGCCATGTTCGTTTCTACGGGAATGGCGATTTTAACCTCGGTTTTTCCCGTGAATAAACGCGGAAAGGCCATCGGCATCTATGTTGCGGCGGTCTATATCGGTTTATCGGCCGGGCCGTTTGTCGGTGGTTTACTGACCCAGCACTTCGGCTGGCGCAGCATCTTCGTGATCATGCTGCCGCTGGGTATCTTCTCCCTTCTGCTGACTCTGCACTATCTCAAGGGTGAATGGCGCGGGGAACCCGGCCAGCGGTTCGATCTGTTCGGCAGCCTACTCTATATTACCGCAGTCCTGGCCCTGGTCTATGGCGCAACGCGGCTGCCGTCCCTTGCGGGCAGCATGCTGCTTTTTAGTGGTCTGCTTCTTTTAGGGTTCTTCATCAGACATCAGTTGTCGGCACGCTTTCCAGTGTTTGATGTCCGCCTTTTTAGTGAGAATAGGACCTTTGCATTTTCGAGCACCGCTGCCCTGCTCAACTACTCAGCTACGTTTGCGGTTACCTTCCTGCTAAGCCTCTATCTCCAATATATTAAGGGAATGTCTCCGCAGGTCGCGGGAACAGTGCTGATGGCCCAGCCTGTGATGATGGCATTGCTCTCTCCTGTTGCCGGTCGATGGTCTGACAGGATCGAGCCCCGCCTCATAGCCAGCATCGGCATGCTGATAACCGTTATCGGTGTAATCCTGTTTATCATGCTGCAACCTGATACCGAAACATATTTGATCGTCGCCAACCTGATCCTGCTCGGCACCGGATTTGCCTTGTTCAGCTCTCCTAACATGAACGCAATAATGAGCGCCGTGGAAAAGCGGCATTACGGACTGGCCTCGGGAGTGGTAGCCACCATGCGGCTGCTTGGGCAGATGTTCAGTATGGCCATGGTCACAGTGGTCCTTGCCCTGATTGTCGGGCGCCAGGCGATCACCCCCGAGAACTACGATCTGTTTCTGCAAAGCATCCACATAATTTTCACCATATCGGCCGTTCTCTGTCTCACGGGCGTCTTTTTTTCCTGGTTTCGGGGTTCCCTGCACGCATCCCCGGAAAAGACGGATAGCTGA
- the mobB gene encoding molybdopterin-guanine dinucleotide biosynthesis protein B, translating into MSAVVTFIGYHDSGKTELVSRVVSNLKNLGHRVAVIKSSNEPGIAFDKEGTDTYKHRQAGADSVLFVGPDQMVLQTGPSHHSIITLAHRYFPDVDIVIGEGFKHARKIPKIEVRSNRDQDLRAEVHGVIAVVTDLDISGDYIFRMDEAPEIASFIEKRYIRERNKRPEKTSLLVNGRKIPIKEFIQDSLAGTVVGFVEALKLTDGIKEIEIRIRLTDRDTSAKE; encoded by the coding sequence ATGTCGGCTGTAGTAACTTTTATCGGGTATCATGACAGCGGGAAGACCGAACTTGTAAGCCGGGTTGTCTCAAATCTCAAAAACCTCGGCCATCGTGTAGCGGTGATAAAATCCAGCAATGAACCCGGGATCGCTTTTGATAAAGAGGGCACCGATACCTATAAGCATCGTCAGGCCGGTGCCGATTCAGTTCTCTTTGTGGGGCCTGACCAGATGGTGCTGCAGACCGGGCCCAGTCACCATTCGATTATTACTCTGGCTCATCGGTATTTCCCGGATGTGGATATAGTCATTGGTGAGGGGTTCAAGCATGCCCGCAAGATTCCCAAGATTGAAGTGCGCAGCAACAGAGATCAGGATCTTCGCGCTGAAGTTCACGGAGTAATTGCCGTGGTTACCGATCTGGATATTTCTGGAGATTATATCTTTCGGATGGATGAAGCTCCGGAAATTGCCTCTTTTATCGAAAAGCGATATATTCGCGAGCGTAACAAGCGGCCGGAGAAAACATCTTTGCTGGTGAATGGCAGAAAAATTCCTATTAAGGAATTCATCCAGGATAGCCTGGCCGGCACGGTCGTCGGTTTTGTCGAGGCGCTCAAACTTACAGACGGGATAAAAGAAATTGAGATCAGGATACGACTCACTGACAGGGATACATCTGCAAAGGAGTAA
- a CDS encoding formate dehydrogenase subunit gamma, whose translation MQRSIASAFLLGIVCVAGSAGVAFAQEPLAQQGLTTSLSMYYTQFMNGIAGNWQEYGELFTLLQGEWFRKLFLIVITAVPVVFLLHYLIVGAKHFDHDGEQILFFSKYARIVHFIAAVSFSLLVITGLLIIFGAFFGGGAFIRGTRYVHLASAMVFAVPGLLMFLLWFKDMLPQLHDISWMLIVGGYLSKKKKPVPAGKFNAGQKMYFWFATLGGGVMAYTGYIIWGFGAGVDTVRIYTIIHNILGMGIVAFYFTHFYMSVFAIEGSLQSMRTGYKPQEEVDILHSRYNYKTNSAQLEKTL comes from the coding sequence ATGCAGAGAAGTATCGCATCTGCGTTTCTGCTGGGAATTGTATGTGTGGCAGGGTCAGCAGGTGTGGCATTTGCGCAGGAACCTCTGGCGCAGCAGGGTTTGACTACATCTCTTTCCATGTATTATACGCAGTTCATGAACGGTATTGCTGGAAACTGGCAGGAGTACGGTGAACTCTTTACCCTTTTACAAGGGGAATGGTTTCGGAAACTGTTTCTTATCGTTATCACAGCAGTACCCGTTGTATTCCTGCTGCACTATCTGATTGTCGGAGCCAAGCATTTCGACCATGACGGCGAACAGATACTTTTCTTCAGCAAATATGCCAGAATCGTCCATTTTATTGCCGCAGTTTCGTTCTCATTGCTGGTTATCACCGGGCTGCTCATCATTTTTGGCGCTTTTTTCGGTGGAGGAGCCTTCATCCGGGGTACAAGATATGTCCATTTGGCCTCGGCTATGGTTTTTGCTGTTCCGGGCTTGCTCATGTTTCTTCTCTGGTTCAAGGACATGCTGCCGCAGCTCCATGATATCTCCTGGATGCTTATTGTGGGGGGATATCTCAGCAAGAAGAAGAAACCGGTGCCTGCAGGTAAGTTTAACGCCGGACAGAAGATGTACTTCTGGTTTGCAACGCTGGGTGGCGGAGTTATGGCATATACGGGCTATATCATCTGGGGATTCGGTGCAGGGGTGGATACCGTCAGGATTTACACCATAATCCATAATATCCTTGGAATGGGCATCGTGGCCTTCTATTTCACTCATTTCTACATGTCTGTCTTTGCGATAGAAGGTTCCCTGCAGAGTATGAGGACCGGATATAAGCCACAGGAAGAAGTTGATATCCTGCACAGCAGGTATAATTATAAAACAAACTCAGCTCAGCTGGAAAAGACCCTTTAG
- the fdh3B gene encoding formate dehydrogenase FDH3 subunit beta has protein sequence MARVKFLCDAERCIDCSGCVVACKEGNHIPVGVNRRRVITLNQGKPGEKSISVSCMHCADAPCLAVCPVDAVYQRDDGIVLVDKKACIGCGYCFMACPFGAPQFPQSGFFGARGAMDKCTFCAGGPEETFSEEEKRLYGQNRIAEGKVPLCAGMCSTKALLAGDADVVADVYRERVFQRGSGVNAWGWDKAYEKK, from the coding sequence ATGGCAAGAGTAAAATTCTTATGCGATGCAGAGCGCTGCATCGATTGTAGCGGGTGCGTCGTCGCCTGTAAGGAAGGCAACCATATACCTGTCGGGGTGAATCGCCGGCGGGTGATTACCCTGAATCAGGGCAAACCCGGAGAAAAATCGATTTCAGTATCATGTATGCATTGTGCTGATGCTCCCTGTCTCGCGGTATGTCCGGTTGATGCCGTATATCAGCGTGATGACGGTATTGTCCTGGTGGATAAAAAGGCCTGTATCGGCTGCGGATACTGCTTTATGGCCTGCCCCTTCGGGGCGCCGCAGTTTCCTCAGTCCGGTTTTTTCGGAGCTCGTGGAGCCATGGATAAGTGCACTTTCTGTGCCGGCGGTCCCGAAGAAACCTTTAGTGAGGAGGAAAAGCGTCTCTATGGCCAGAACCGGATCGCTGAGGGGAAAGTACCTCTGTGTGCTGGAATGTGTTCTACCAAAGCTTTATTGGCAGGTGATGCCGATGTGGTCGCCGATGTTTATCGCGAACGGGTCTTCCAACGGGGTTCCGGTGTAAATGCCTGGGGTTGGGATAAGGCTTATGAGAAAAAGTAA
- a CDS encoding formate dehydrogenase subunit alpha yields the protein MARCKIRKSSETGIESTGRRVTLNPKIARRSFLKISAATAALTGAAMTTKLTTRAQAAKGKSSPYANSEKINTICTYCSVGCGIEAEVHNGVWVRQDIAADHPVSRGSHCCKGAGAIDMVTSPKRLKHPMKKVNGKWTTISWDQAMNEIGDKLMEIRENDGPDALHFNGSAKVSTEMAYQHRKFAAFWGSNNVDHQARIUHSATVAGVANTWGYGAMTNSLNDMRHAKSFIFIGSNPPEAHPVAMQHILHAKEKNNAPIIVVDPRRSKLAAKASDYVRIRPGTDAAFMLGLIREIVANGWEDKEFIRTRVSGYEELLETVQKYTPEEVEDVTGIPADQTRHVAKLLANNRPTSLTWCMGGTQHSIGSSITRSFCLLQLVLGNMGKSGGGTNIFRGHDNVQGSTDMCILSHSLPAYYGLAEGAWKHWCRVWDVDFDWIASRFKSPEWMQKPGFTLSRWYEGVNQEEKIHQYTPIKAMIQWGCGANSNSQYHKVKQAYDKLDLLVVIDPFPTMAAAACGTDNIYLLPSASQYETSGSVTSTSRQIQWRYKVVDPVHNSKDDYQIMELLVNKLGFADKFYKNIKQVPEDITRELGSGSLTIGYNGQTPERIKKHMENWHTFDIDSMQAKGGPCDGEYYGMPWPCWTEDHPGTPILYDISKPVAEGGLPFRNRFGLEKTYDSSGRTENQLAAEGVANPGSEVNGGYAEFKDVVPGTNWKTDLSQETLRNAISRGMAPFGNARARCIVWQFPDQIPIHREPLHSPRPDLIKRYPTYEDKENHYRVDTRFKSEQNPELVKEFPYVITTGRMVEHMGAGAETRSNQYLAELQPDMYAEINPRLANDMGIRDGQMMWVESPEGGKIKVKAFVTERVDEKTIFLPYHFAGVLMGESLVDKYPEGHAPYVVGECGNVVTNYGYDIVTQIQATKDGLCKISKA from the coding sequence ATGGCAAGATGTAAAATTCGTAAATCTTCGGAAACGGGCATAGAAAGTACCGGCCGAAGAGTTACTCTCAACCCTAAAATTGCCAGGAGATCTTTTCTGAAGATATCCGCGGCAACCGCGGCTCTGACCGGAGCTGCAATGACCACCAAACTTACCACCAGGGCCCAGGCGGCGAAGGGCAAATCCAGTCCTTATGCAAACTCGGAAAAGATCAATACCATTTGTACCTACTGTTCGGTCGGCTGTGGAATAGAAGCTGAAGTTCACAACGGTGTCTGGGTTCGCCAGGATATCGCCGCCGATCACCCGGTTTCACGAGGATCACACTGCTGCAAAGGGGCCGGCGCCATTGATATGGTCACCAGCCCCAAGCGCCTCAAGCATCCCATGAAAAAAGTGAATGGCAAATGGACCACCATCAGCTGGGATCAGGCCATGAACGAGATAGGTGACAAGCTCATGGAAATTCGTGAAAATGACGGGCCTGATGCCCTGCATTTCAACGGCAGCGCCAAGGTCTCCACCGAAATGGCTTATCAACACCGGAAATTTGCCGCCTTCTGGGGGTCGAATAATGTCGATCACCAGGCCCGTATCTGACACTCCGCAACGGTGGCAGGTGTCGCCAATACTTGGGGTTACGGAGCAATGACAAACAGCCTGAACGATATGAGACATGCCAAAAGTTTCATATTTATCGGCTCGAATCCGCCGGAAGCGCATCCGGTGGCCATGCAGCATATCCTGCATGCAAAGGAAAAAAATAATGCACCGATCATAGTCGTCGACCCGCGCAGATCAAAACTGGCGGCAAAAGCAAGCGACTATGTACGAATACGTCCAGGAACGGATGCGGCATTTATGCTGGGCCTGATTCGTGAAATCGTGGCTAACGGCTGGGAAGACAAGGAATTCATCAGGACCCGGGTTTCCGGCTACGAGGAACTTCTTGAAACCGTCCAGAAATATACTCCGGAAGAAGTGGAGGATGTTACCGGGATTCCGGCCGATCAGACCCGCCATGTTGCCAAACTGCTGGCCAATAACAGGCCGACCAGCCTCACCTGGTGCATGGGTGGAACCCAGCATTCAATCGGCAGTTCGATCACCAGAAGCTTCTGTCTGCTCCAACTGGTCCTGGGCAATATGGGAAAATCCGGTGGAGGAACCAATATCTTCCGTGGCCATGACAATGTTCAGGGCTCAACAGATATGTGTATCCTCTCTCACAGCCTGCCGGCATATTACGGGCTTGCAGAAGGAGCGTGGAAGCATTGGTGCAGGGTCTGGGATGTCGACTTTGACTGGATTGCCTCCAGGTTTAAGTCTCCGGAGTGGATGCAAAAACCAGGATTCACCCTTTCCCGCTGGTATGAAGGCGTCAACCAGGAGGAGAAGATCCATCAGTATACTCCTATCAAAGCCATGATTCAGTGGGGATGTGGGGCCAACTCCAACTCCCAGTACCACAAGGTGAAGCAGGCCTATGATAAACTAGACCTGCTGGTGGTGATTGATCCCTTTCCAACAATGGCTGCCGCCGCCTGCGGGACCGACAACATCTACCTGCTGCCCAGCGCCAGCCAATATGAGACATCCGGCAGTGTCACCTCTACCTCGCGGCAGATACAGTGGCGCTACAAGGTTGTCGATCCTGTTCATAACAGCAAGGACGACTATCAGATTATGGAACTGCTGGTCAACAAACTGGGATTCGCCGATAAATTCTACAAGAATATCAAACAGGTCCCTGAAGATATTACCCGTGAGCTGGGTTCGGGATCACTGACCATCGGCTATAACGGCCAGACTCCGGAACGAATCAAGAAGCATATGGAGAACTGGCATACCTTCGATATCGATTCCATGCAGGCCAAAGGCGGCCCCTGCGACGGCGAATACTATGGAATGCCGTGGCCGTGCTGGACCGAGGATCATCCGGGAACACCAATTCTCTACGATATTTCCAAACCGGTCGCAGAAGGCGGCCTGCCGTTCAGGAACCGGTTCGGACTCGAGAAAACCTATGATTCCAGCGGACGTACGGAAAACCAGCTGGCTGCCGAGGGTGTGGCTAATCCCGGAAGCGAAGTAAACGGCGGATATGCTGAATTCAAGGATGTCGTGCCGGGAACGAACTGGAAAACCGATCTGTCCCAGGAGACATTGCGAAATGCCATCTCCCGTGGCATGGCGCCGTTCGGCAACGCCAGAGCCCGCTGCATCGTCTGGCAATTTCCGGATCAGATACCGATCCATCGCGAGCCCCTGCATTCGCCGCGGCCCGATCTTATCAAACGGTATCCTACCTATGAGGATAAGGAAAATCATTACCGTGTCGATACCAGGTTCAAGAGTGAGCAGAATCCTGAGCTGGTTAAGGAATTTCCCTACGTCATCACCACCGGCCGGATGGTCGAGCATATGGGGGCCGGCGCCGAAACCCGCAGCAATCAGTACCTGGCTGAGTTGCAGCCGGATATGTATGCGGAGATCAATCCACGGCTGGCCAATGATATGGGAATTCGCGACGGTCAGATGATGTGGGTGGAGTCTCCCGAAGGAGGCAAGATCAAGGTCAAGGCCTTTGTCACCGAAAGAGTGGATGAGAAGACTATCTTTCTGCCATACCATTTTGCAGGTGTGCTCATGGGTGAGTCACTCGTCGATAAATATCCTGAAGGTCATGCGCCGTATGTTGTCGGAGAATGCGGTAATGTGGTCACCAATTACGGATATGACATTGTCACGCAAATTCAGGCCACCAAGGATGGACTGTGCAAAATCAGCAAGGCCTGA
- a CDS encoding TorD/DmsD family molecular chaperone → MIDMEEKEIRKVRLRLLDLLKSFFIEEPDGEKISRWRGTFNALARERVNPALDESVTQIHRFLEKGNLKALQDEYYTLFVDPFGEEQLSTSASFYLDGRSHGKTLVELRTFLSGMGLSKKKEVIETEDSLVVLLDVLTRLIENEEGMAKDKTEELQAELLNNYLIPLAADFKAACEKNDSALFYEACSRFFCGYLELEKGLTGSVVHP, encoded by the coding sequence ATGATCGATATGGAAGAAAAAGAAATACGAAAAGTACGGCTGCGCCTCCTCGACCTGCTCAAGTCGTTCTTCATCGAAGAGCCGGATGGAGAGAAGATCAGCCGCTGGAGAGGAACATTCAACGCCCTGGCCAGAGAGAGGGTTAACCCTGCCCTCGACGAAAGTGTCACCCAAATCCATCGATTTCTGGAAAAAGGCAACCTCAAGGCTCTGCAAGATGAATATTACACTCTTTTTGTAGATCCCTTTGGGGAAGAACAGTTGAGCACTTCAGCATCGTTTTATCTCGACGGCAGGAGCCATGGTAAGACTCTGGTTGAGCTGCGTACTTTCCTTTCCGGGATGGGACTCTCCAAGAAAAAGGAAGTTATCGAAACGGAGGATTCCCTGGTGGTTTTGCTTGATGTGCTGACCCGGCTTATTGAGAATGAAGAGGGTATGGCTAAAGATAAAACTGAGGAGCTGCAGGCAGAGCTTCTCAATAATTATCTGATTCCTTTGGCTGCTGATTTTAAGGCGGCCTGCGAAAAAAATGACTCGGCCCTTTTTTATGAAGCATGCAGCCGCTTCTTCTGTGGCTATCTGGAACTTGAGAAGGGGTTGACTGGATCTGTCGTACATCCGTAA
- a CDS encoding 4Fe-4S binding protein gives MEKVFSTRYICTDHNGDVDFRSYQGSIQPGRSLVLPDNDTILLAGGFPELSPETSFPLSPTLQLQAELTDLSDSELFSVADAELQRYQSIQYNSYQIDADPRICVIGTTAAELDAFVDIYGGILDIHALPLRGSNPDYPAVTEIVIEEAEHSCRIRYRKRASLNRELCTYCGACGEACPEKCISPHLHIDYSHCTFCKECEKACRNDALDVHGVEEIILHVPALIFLGEAELELPEKADCVYHEKQLPEFFKTLSSAEIKEVVCHNNSICQYSGRLEIGCSRCVDSCLYQALSRQKKGIVIDHSLCRECGTCIASCPTGAMQNGYFNDEALWRYLRKLDIDPGRDLIIGEEQELHLLWWQNGRGRSNKAFYLEYSMIEALSYFHLLLFFASGFRRIILLQDAAKQHPEMKRANKVVSSLFGRDFAHCLPVEEYDAAMHETDLSHPLKALLDVSAFINRRALFSALFHHLIGEADKELETETISNDFPAVSCDTAGCTQCLACLNECTTGALLADEKSMSLTYTAGLCVGCGICVRICPEGVLSLSGMKDVGEEYFSRKVLSQGDPAICKKCGKIFGTRKSLDRVLQILSSRESVNVEHFEYCETCRVIQLFEAEKT, from the coding sequence ATGGAAAAAGTGTTTTCCACAAGATATATATGCACTGATCATAATGGTGATGTCGACTTCAGGTCATACCAAGGGAGTATTCAGCCGGGACGATCGTTGGTGCTGCCCGATAACGACACCATTCTACTGGCCGGAGGATTCCCGGAGCTTTCTCCCGAAACCAGTTTTCCCCTGTCGCCAACCCTGCAGTTGCAGGCGGAACTCACCGATCTTAGCGATAGTGAGCTTTTTTCCGTTGCCGATGCTGAACTGCAGCGCTACCAGTCAATACAATATAACAGCTATCAGATCGATGCCGACCCACGTATATGTGTAATCGGCACAACCGCCGCGGAGCTCGACGCTTTCGTGGATATCTACGGGGGCATTCTCGATATTCATGCCCTTCCGCTTCGTGGATCGAACCCCGATTATCCCGCCGTAACCGAGATAGTGATAGAAGAAGCCGAGCATAGCTGCAGAATCCGTTATCGCAAACGAGCATCGCTAAACCGTGAACTCTGTACATACTGCGGAGCATGCGGTGAGGCCTGCCCGGAAAAATGTATCTCGCCACATCTCCATATTGATTATTCGCATTGCACATTCTGCAAAGAATGCGAGAAGGCATGCAGGAATGATGCCCTGGATGTCCACGGGGTGGAGGAAATTATCCTCCACGTGCCTGCCCTGATTTTCCTGGGCGAGGCAGAGCTCGAACTGCCTGAAAAGGCTGATTGCGTATACCACGAAAAGCAGTTGCCGGAGTTTTTCAAGACGCTGTCTTCTGCTGAAATAAAAGAGGTTGTCTGCCATAACAACAGCATCTGCCAATACAGCGGCCGGCTTGAAATAGGTTGTAGCCGCTGTGTTGACAGTTGTCTTTATCAGGCTTTGAGCAGACAGAAAAAAGGCATCGTCATCGATCATAGCCTCTGTCGGGAGTGTGGCACCTGTATAGCGTCATGCCCGACGGGTGCTATGCAGAACGGTTATTTCAACGATGAAGCTTTGTGGCGGTATCTGCGGAAACTGGATATCGACCCGGGAAGGGATCTCATTATCGGAGAGGAGCAGGAGTTGCATCTTCTCTGGTGGCAAAATGGCCGCGGGAGATCGAATAAGGCCTTTTATCTCGAGTATTCCATGATTGAGGCGCTTTCATATTTTCATCTTCTCCTCTTTTTCGCTTCGGGGTTCCGGCGGATCATCCTTTTGCAGGATGCAGCCAAACAACACCCGGAAATGAAAAGGGCCAACAAGGTAGTATCGTCTCTTTTCGGAAGGGACTTTGCGCATTGCCTTCCTGTCGAGGAATATGATGCCGCGATGCATGAGACCGACCTGTCTCATCCGCTCAAAGCACTTCTGGATGTGTCTGCTTTCATCAATCGAAGAGCCCTGTTCTCCGCTCTCTTTCACCATTTGATCGGCGAGGCGGACAAAGAGTTGGAGACGGAGACGATTTCCAACGATTTTCCCGCCGTTTCATGCGATACGGCAGGCTGTACCCAGTGTCTGGCCTGTTTGAATGAGTGCACAACCGGAGCCCTGCTTGCCGATGAAAAAAGCATGTCTCTTACCTATACGGCCGGACTTTGTGTGGGGTGCGGCATTTGTGTCCGGATCTGCCCGGAAGGGGTTCTCAGTCTGTCCGGCATGAAAGATGTCGGCGAGGAGTATTTCAGCAGGAAGGTTCTCTCTCAGGGTGATCCGGCCATATGTAAAAAGTGCGGTAAAATCTTCGGCACCCGGAAGAGCCTGGATCGTGTACTGCAGATTTTATCGTCGCGGGAGTCGGTGAATGTCGAGCATTTCGAATATTGCGAAACCTGCCGGGTAATACAACTATTTGAGGCGGAAAAAACATGA
- a CDS encoding response regulator transcription factor, with protein sequence MTKILIVDDHPILRMGMRELLNQEDGFEVCAVAENISSARKAIRETGPDMAIIDISLAGENGLDLVKEINGSNRNMAILVLSMHDESVWAERAIRAGARGYIMKKEAAESIVTAVRNILAGKVHVSDKIMARLLDKFHVNPDSSTACTEEALTDRELEVFRLIGLGLSTREIASRMNLGVKTIGTYRDRIKQKLCIKSGSELTRRAVLWTEKDTFGSQKAVDVGK encoded by the coding sequence ATGACGAAAATACTTATTGTCGATGACCATCCCATTTTGAGAATGGGCATGAGGGAGCTTCTCAACCAGGAGGATGGCTTTGAGGTATGCGCCGTTGCCGAGAATATTTCTTCCGCGAGAAAAGCGATCAGAGAGACTGGACCGGATATGGCCATAATCGATATATCACTGGCAGGAGAAAACGGGCTCGATCTGGTCAAGGAGATCAATGGCAGCAATAGAAACATGGCCATCCTGGTTCTTTCCATGCATGATGAATCAGTCTGGGCGGAGCGGGCTATCAGGGCCGGCGCGCGCGGCTATATCATGAAGAAGGAAGCTGCCGAATCCATAGTTACTGCAGTCAGAAACATACTAGCCGGCAAGGTGCATGTCAGTGATAAAATTATGGCTCGTCTGCTTGATAAATTCCACGTCAACCCCGACTCCAGCACGGCCTGTACGGAAGAGGCCCTGACAGATAGAGAGCTCGAGGTCTTTCGCCTGATAGGGCTGGGGTTATCCACCCGGGAAATAGCCTCACGAATGAACCTTGGTGTAAAAACCATTGGAACGTATCGTGACAGAATAAAGCAGAAACTCTGCATCAAGAGCGGCTCCGAACTCACCAGAAGGGCGGTTCTCTGGACGGAGAAAGATACATTTGGTTCACAGAAAGCTGTCGACGTAGGCAAATAA